From a single Nematostella vectensis chromosome 3, jaNemVect1.1, whole genome shotgun sequence genomic region:
- the LOC5512636 gene encoding ras and EF-hand domain-containing protein isoform X10, giving the protein MEVAHYNHDVDSMIQDIFHHWDINNSGYIEKAELKQCCSDLRLSEEKLAITFNELDLDGDGKISLEDFANSFQKVCSLFDVTQDEVLNQEKSEYKKFEKLLDVIGVKGVLSGQEYVSELFHYMHNSNDSAQLLSLLESFLFSVVRDVKHYSSENAKLEEALKRACEKHAEHMEQLDDELDQQMSRLEMRIKKEEQSKFERSNLDMVWQLETKNKEIQALNAKVSKLENKIKKKEPEEQKLKEEIEEKVQELRYLRSQVTDAQTTVAVIRSELAQLKNDYEDQSSQLEAEKRNVMECVQEQESLTRQLQLLHEANKKLHDTNDDLRSALEMRRGSEGGKSPSPSKRNSISTLYSTVPRAHRRSKSHEPSSRRASNLTGEFSGDDRHPNSASASTPRSSVAAPPPEGSRRSSMLLPTQQSCEVDDPVNEDSLLSELMKVQRSHTKKDSELQTDETTKDTQRQNTDTTASDKTDDEPTVSSHDSSPRTQKETGLTGLSVKLGRYIKKNVSIKSKERLVNRTDKDTSKERNGMLKDTSRQRTETDADTRRSFPQGVSKKNIKDSTTNNEKEERSIKHVNKLTRSSSERSKTRTANAKDLKRSKSSVTFASAVSADKLQPRIREKGVSGKSPRHRKHVTTDSETTTSDTDSTPRDLKLNFPDGTEEEDEAYSTMPSSERESLRQQLDLLQKTNNDLRTALEVVVGKTRSPSSKGKRRSERGEKCRRNASIKSTHSDYGSISSRSMSPSRSHGAKSGEDIADGAEELSGYDPESDGNNTSTITLQSRHEEAPPIPAKLGATQHERIKIAGRETNDVIWEDEDEAETERPAGSDGFKRADDNSPFKRNSILRKPCRHRSLETLDEGEGPTGRGNRSAWPPIARAGKWHSMEQVKRRNDFAGERTRSLPHLRTQSADRLDFSTGEGLTQLAEKLNALQKSAEDVKAQTPPNKVTDREAPAPPVPQEDLTSAKSYRMEEERRALREIIAPLIRPVPAPRTRKSAHVEPQEDQTQQRHPVIESPRHTSKTLPRGSVVTRIKQSESLPDSDLSRADISELEAQFKSVIKEDEEDIDEDDVDDEELAQLVAMATGLTDSEEETETEDDDTTVGVREAAVGADSISEASTNTALNMSNVDERVPERMFKIVLAGDAAVGKSSFILRLCRNRFHSALNSTLGVDFQMKTLVVDGKTYALQLWDTAGQERFRSIAKSYFRKADGVLLLYDVTCETSFLDVRDWVEAIEESCSKPVPIMLCGNKIDIRQSAAAENKTVITAESGSRLAKEHGALFIETSSKENKNIAEACIELARMLRDVEDIEVKQNNGMKLTDNDIKKKKTNCCST; this is encoded by the exons ATGGAGGTGGCTCATTACAATCATGATGTCGACTCGATGATTCAGGACATTTTTCATCATTGGGACATCAACAACAGTGGATATATCGAGAAAGCCGAACTGAAACAGTGCTGCAGTGATTTGAGACTGAGCGAGGAGAAATTGGCGATAACTTTCAATGAGTTGGATTTGGACGGTGATGGAAAAATCAGCTTAGAAGACTTTGCTAATAGCTTCCAAAAAGTTTGTTCCCTTTTTGACGTCACACAAGATGAAGTTCTTAACCAAGAGAAGTCTGAGTATAAAAAGTTTGAGAAACTTTTGGATGTGATCGGGGTGAAAGGGGTCCTCTCagg CCAAGAATATGTGTCCGAGCTATTCCATTACATGCACAACTCAAATGATTCAGCTCAGCTGCTATCCCTGTTGGAGAGTTTCCTGTTCAGTGTTGTAAGAGATGTTAAACACTACTCATCTGAAAATGCGAAACTGGAGGAAGCTCTCAAAAG GGCATGTGAGAAACATGCCGAACACATGGAACAGCTGGACGATGAGCTGGATCAACAAATGTCTCGTTTGGAAATGCGTATCAAGAAAGAG GAACAGAGCAAGTTCGAGCGCTCCAATCTCGACATGGTATGGCAACTGGAGACAAAGAATAAGGAAATCCAGGCATTAAACGCCAAAGTGTCAAAG ctggaaaacaaaataaagaaaaaggagccagaagaacaaaaattaaaagaagAAATCGAAGAAAAAGTCCAG GAACTTCGCTATTTACGGAGTCAAGTTACGGATGCACAGACAACTGTTGCAGTTATCCGTAGCGAGCTCGCACAGCTCAAGAACGATTACGAAGATCAGTCATCTCAACTCGAAGC GGAGAAGCGAAATGTTATGGAATGCGTGCAGGAACAGGAAAGTCTCACTCGGCAGTTGCAACTATTACA TGAAGCAAACAAGAAGCTCCATGACACTAACGACGATTTACGCTCAGCACTTGAG ATGCGCAGGGGCTCTGAAGGAGGCAAGAGCCCTTCTCCGAGCAAACGCAACTCCATCTCTACATTATACTCGACTGTTCCACGCGCTCACAGGCGGAGCAAATCGCACGAGCCGAG CAGCCGACGAGCGTCAAATCTAACCGGAGAGTTCTCGGGCGACGACAGACATCCGAACTCTGCCTCGGCCTCCACCCCCCGGTCATCCGTCGCCGCCCCACCCCCGGAGGGGTCGCGGAGGAGCTCTATGTTGCTGCCGACTCAGCAGAGTTGTGAAGTGGACGATCCCGTGAATGAGGACTCCTTGCTCAGCGAACTGATGAAAGTTCAACGCAGTCAT ACCAAAAAGGACAGTGAACTACAAACTGACGAAACAACAAAAGACACGCAACGACAAAACACAGACACGACAGCCTCAGATAAAACTGACGATGAACCAACTGTTAGCTCTCACGACAGTTCGCCCCGGACCCAAAAGGAAACAGGACTGACCGGACTTAGCGTAAAGCTAGGGAGATACATAAAAAAGAACGTTTCAATTAAATCAAAGGAGCGCTTGGTAAACAGAACTGATAAAGATACGTCGAAAGAAAGGAATGGTATGTTAAAGGATACGAGTCGACAGCGTACGGAGACTGACGCTGATACGAGACGAAGTTTTCCGCAAGGagtttcaaagaaaaatatcaagGATTCAACCACTAACAACGAGAAAGAAGAAAGGAGTATTAAACATGTTAACAAACTGACACGCTCTTCAAGCGAACGATCAAAAACGCGAACAGCTAATGCGAAAGATCTGAAACGCTCTAAGAGTTCGGTGACATTCGCAAGCGCAGTGTCTGCGGACAAACTGCAACCGCGCATACGTGAAAAGGGCGTGTCTGGGAAATCTCCCCGACATCGTAAACACGTGACTACGGACAGCGAAACGACGACCTCGGACACTGACAGCACCCCACGTGACCTTAAACTG AATTTCCCTGATGGCACCGAAGAGGAAGACGAGGCTTATAGCACGATGCCTTCCAGTGAACGCGAGTCGTTACGGCAACAGCTTGACTTACTTCA GAAAACAAATAACGACCTTCGAACAGCTCTCGAGGTG GTCGTCGGAAAAACCAGGTCTCCGTCATCCAAAGGAAAG CGGCGGAGTGAGCGTGGGGAAAAGTGCCGGCGTAATGCCAGCATCAAAAGCACGCATAGTGACTACGGGTCCATCTCTAGTCGGAGCATGTCTCCCAGCCG GTCTCATGGGGCCAAATCTGGGGAAGATATAGCTGATGGCGCGGAGGAGCTGTCCGGTTATGACCCCGAGTCGGACGGTAACAACACGAGCACAATCACG CTACAAAGCCGTCACGAGGAAGCTCCACCAATCCCTGCAAAACTGGGTGCTACACAACATGAGCGCATCAAAATAGCAGGCCGGGAGACCAATGACGTCATCTGGGAAGACGAAGACGAAGCGGAGACCGAGCGACCCGCGGGCTCAGACGGATTCAAACGAGCTGACGACAATTCCCCTTTTAAGCGAAACAGCATCCTTCGTAAACCGTGCCGCCACAGAAGCTTAGAGACTTTAGACGAGGGAGAGGGGCCGACTGGGCGGGGAAATAGGTCTGCATGGCCGCCAATTGCCCGGGCGGGGAAGTGGCATAGTATGGAGCAGGTCAAAAGACGTAACGACTTCGCTGGCGAAAGAACGCGCTCGTTGCCACACTTGCGCACACAAAGCGCTGATCGTCTTGATTTCAGTACTGGAGAAGGGCTCACTCAGCTTGCGGAGAAGTTGAATGCGCTACAGAAAAGCGCCGAAGACGTTAAGGCTCAGACGCCGCCCAATAAAGTTACGGATAGGGAAGCGCCTGCCCCGCCCGTCCCACAAGAAGACCTCACTTCCGCCAAGAGTTATCGGATGGAGGAGGAGAGACGGGCCTTGCGAGAGATCATTGCGCCGCTGATCCGCCCTGTGCCCGCACCGAGGACTCGCAAGTCAGCTCATGTTGAGCCACAGGAAGACCAAACTCAGCAACGCCATCCGGTTATTGAGTCGCCGAGACACACTTCAAAAACCCTTCCAAGGGGATCTGTTGTGACAAGAATAAAG CAGAGTGAATCCCTCCCGGACTCCGACCTCAGCCGCGCTGATATATCCGAGCTAGAGGCACAG TTCAAAAGCGTCATCAAGGAAGACGAGGAAGATATCGACGAAGACGACGTCGACGATGAGGAGTTAGCTCAACTcgttgctatggcaacaggACTGACCGACTCCGAGGAAGAGACGGAAACAGAGGACGATGATACGACGGTTGGCGTGAGAGAAGCTGCCGTCGGAGCCGACTCTATATCCGAGGCGTCTACAAACACGGCGCTCAAT ATGTCTAACGTGGATGAGCGTGTCCCGGAGCGTATGTTCAAGATCGTGCTGGCTGGCGACGCCGCGGTCGGCAAGTCGAGCTTCATCCTCAGACTCTGTCGTAACAGATTCCACAGCGCTCTCAACTCGACCCTAG GGGTCGACTTCCAAATGAAGACCCTGGTGGTCGACGGGAAGACATACGCATTACAGCTGTGGGATACCGCTGGTCAAGAAAG GTTTCGAAGCATCGCTAAGTCGTACTTCCGTAAGGCCGATGGCGTTTTACTACTCTATGATGTCACATGTGAGACGTCATTCTTGGACGTGAGGGACTGGGTCGAGGCAATCGAG gAAAGCTGTAGTAAGCCAGTACCCATCATGCTGTGTGGCAACAAGATTGATATTCGCCAGTCGGCTGCCGCCGAGAACAAGACGGTGATCACTGCTGAGAGCGGCTCAAGACTAGCAAAG GAGCACGGCGCACTGTTCATTGAAACAAGCTCGAAGGAGAACAAAAACATCGCCGAAGCTTGTATCGAATTAGCAAG GATGTTACGCGATGTAGAGGATATCGAGGTAAAGCAGAACAACGGCATGAAATTGACAGATAACGACATCaagaaaaagaagacaaaCTGCTGCTCAACGTGA
- the LOC5512636 gene encoding ras and EF-hand domain-containing protein isoform X11 yields the protein MEVAHYNHDVDSMIQDIFHHWDINNSGYIEKAELKQCCSDLRLSEEKLAITFNELDLDGDGKISLEDFANSFQKVCSLFDVTQDEVLNQEKSEYKKFEKLLDVIGVKGVLSGQEYVSELFHYMHNSNDSAQLLSLLESFLFSVVRDVKHYSSENAKLEEALKRACEKHAEHMEQLDDELDQQMSRLEMRIKKEEQSKFERSNLDMVWQLETKNKEIQALNAKVSKLENKIKKKEPEEQKLKEEIEEKVQELRYLRSQVTDAQTTVAVIRSELAQLKNDYEDQSSQLEAEKRNVMECVQEQESLTRQLQLLHEANKKLHDTNDDLRSALEMRRGSEGGKSPSPSKRNSISTLYSTVPRAHRRSKSHEPSSRRASNLTGEFSGDDRHPNSASASTPRSSVAAPPPEGSRRSSMLLPTQQSCEVDDPVNEDSLLSELMKVQRSHNFPDGTEEEDEAYSTMPSSERESLRQQLDLLQKTNNDLRTALEVVVGKTRSPSSKGKRRSERGEKCRRNASIKSTHSDYGSISSRSMSPSRSHGAKSGEDIADGAEELSGYDPESDGNNTSTITLQSRHEEAPPIPAKLGATQHERIKIAGRETNDVIWEDEDEAETERPAGSDGFKRADDNSPFKRNSILRKPCRHRSLETLDEGEGPTGRGNRSAWPPIARAGKWHSMEQVKRRNDFAGERTRSLPHLRTQSADRLDFSTGEGLTQLAEKLNALQKSAEDVKAQTPPNKVTDREAPAPPVPQEDLTSAKSYRMEEERRALREIIAPLIRPVPAPRTRKSAHVEPQEDQTQQRHPVIESPRHTSKTLPRGSVVTRIKQSESLPDSDLSRADISELEAQFKSVIKEDEEDIDEDDVDDEELAQLVAMATGLTDSEEETETEDDDTTVGVREAAVGADSISEASTNTALNMSNVDERVPERMFKIVLAGDAAVGKSSFILRLCRNRFHSALNSTLGVDFQMKTLVVDGKTYALQLWDTAGQERFRSIAKSYFRKADGVLLLYDVTCETSFLDVRDWVEAIEESCSKPVPIMLCGNKIDIRQSAAAENKTVITAESGSRLAKEHGALFIETSSKENKNIAEACIELARMLRDVEDIEVKQNNGMKLTDNDIKKKKTNCCST from the exons ATGGAGGTGGCTCATTACAATCATGATGTCGACTCGATGATTCAGGACATTTTTCATCATTGGGACATCAACAACAGTGGATATATCGAGAAAGCCGAACTGAAACAGTGCTGCAGTGATTTGAGACTGAGCGAGGAGAAATTGGCGATAACTTTCAATGAGTTGGATTTGGACGGTGATGGAAAAATCAGCTTAGAAGACTTTGCTAATAGCTTCCAAAAAGTTTGTTCCCTTTTTGACGTCACACAAGATGAAGTTCTTAACCAAGAGAAGTCTGAGTATAAAAAGTTTGAGAAACTTTTGGATGTGATCGGGGTGAAAGGGGTCCTCTCagg CCAAGAATATGTGTCCGAGCTATTCCATTACATGCACAACTCAAATGATTCAGCTCAGCTGCTATCCCTGTTGGAGAGTTTCCTGTTCAGTGTTGTAAGAGATGTTAAACACTACTCATCTGAAAATGCGAAACTGGAGGAAGCTCTCAAAAG GGCATGTGAGAAACATGCCGAACACATGGAACAGCTGGACGATGAGCTGGATCAACAAATGTCTCGTTTGGAAATGCGTATCAAGAAAGAG GAACAGAGCAAGTTCGAGCGCTCCAATCTCGACATGGTATGGCAACTGGAGACAAAGAATAAGGAAATCCAGGCATTAAACGCCAAAGTGTCAAAG ctggaaaacaaaataaagaaaaaggagccagaagaacaaaaattaaaagaagAAATCGAAGAAAAAGTCCAG GAACTTCGCTATTTACGGAGTCAAGTTACGGATGCACAGACAACTGTTGCAGTTATCCGTAGCGAGCTCGCACAGCTCAAGAACGATTACGAAGATCAGTCATCTCAACTCGAAGC GGAGAAGCGAAATGTTATGGAATGCGTGCAGGAACAGGAAAGTCTCACTCGGCAGTTGCAACTATTACA TGAAGCAAACAAGAAGCTCCATGACACTAACGACGATTTACGCTCAGCACTTGAG ATGCGCAGGGGCTCTGAAGGAGGCAAGAGCCCTTCTCCGAGCAAACGCAACTCCATCTCTACATTATACTCGACTGTTCCACGCGCTCACAGGCGGAGCAAATCGCACGAGCCGAG CAGCCGACGAGCGTCAAATCTAACCGGAGAGTTCTCGGGCGACGACAGACATCCGAACTCTGCCTCGGCCTCCACCCCCCGGTCATCCGTCGCCGCCCCACCCCCGGAGGGGTCGCGGAGGAGCTCTATGTTGCTGCCGACTCAGCAGAGTTGTGAAGTGGACGATCCCGTGAATGAGGACTCCTTGCTCAGCGAACTGATGAAAGTTCAACGCAGTCAT AATTTCCCTGATGGCACCGAAGAGGAAGACGAGGCTTATAGCACGATGCCTTCCAGTGAACGCGAGTCGTTACGGCAACAGCTTGACTTACTTCA GAAAACAAATAACGACCTTCGAACAGCTCTCGAGGTG GTCGTCGGAAAAACCAGGTCTCCGTCATCCAAAGGAAAG CGGCGGAGTGAGCGTGGGGAAAAGTGCCGGCGTAATGCCAGCATCAAAAGCACGCATAGTGACTACGGGTCCATCTCTAGTCGGAGCATGTCTCCCAGCCG GTCTCATGGGGCCAAATCTGGGGAAGATATAGCTGATGGCGCGGAGGAGCTGTCCGGTTATGACCCCGAGTCGGACGGTAACAACACGAGCACAATCACG CTACAAAGCCGTCACGAGGAAGCTCCACCAATCCCTGCAAAACTGGGTGCTACACAACATGAGCGCATCAAAATAGCAGGCCGGGAGACCAATGACGTCATCTGGGAAGACGAAGACGAAGCGGAGACCGAGCGACCCGCGGGCTCAGACGGATTCAAACGAGCTGACGACAATTCCCCTTTTAAGCGAAACAGCATCCTTCGTAAACCGTGCCGCCACAGAAGCTTAGAGACTTTAGACGAGGGAGAGGGGCCGACTGGGCGGGGAAATAGGTCTGCATGGCCGCCAATTGCCCGGGCGGGGAAGTGGCATAGTATGGAGCAGGTCAAAAGACGTAACGACTTCGCTGGCGAAAGAACGCGCTCGTTGCCACACTTGCGCACACAAAGCGCTGATCGTCTTGATTTCAGTACTGGAGAAGGGCTCACTCAGCTTGCGGAGAAGTTGAATGCGCTACAGAAAAGCGCCGAAGACGTTAAGGCTCAGACGCCGCCCAATAAAGTTACGGATAGGGAAGCGCCTGCCCCGCCCGTCCCACAAGAAGACCTCACTTCCGCCAAGAGTTATCGGATGGAGGAGGAGAGACGGGCCTTGCGAGAGATCATTGCGCCGCTGATCCGCCCTGTGCCCGCACCGAGGACTCGCAAGTCAGCTCATGTTGAGCCACAGGAAGACCAAACTCAGCAACGCCATCCGGTTATTGAGTCGCCGAGACACACTTCAAAAACCCTTCCAAGGGGATCTGTTGTGACAAGAATAAAG CAGAGTGAATCCCTCCCGGACTCCGACCTCAGCCGCGCTGATATATCCGAGCTAGAGGCACAG TTCAAAAGCGTCATCAAGGAAGACGAGGAAGATATCGACGAAGACGACGTCGACGATGAGGAGTTAGCTCAACTcgttgctatggcaacaggACTGACCGACTCCGAGGAAGAGACGGAAACAGAGGACGATGATACGACGGTTGGCGTGAGAGAAGCTGCCGTCGGAGCCGACTCTATATCCGAGGCGTCTACAAACACGGCGCTCAAT ATGTCTAACGTGGATGAGCGTGTCCCGGAGCGTATGTTCAAGATCGTGCTGGCTGGCGACGCCGCGGTCGGCAAGTCGAGCTTCATCCTCAGACTCTGTCGTAACAGATTCCACAGCGCTCTCAACTCGACCCTAG GGGTCGACTTCCAAATGAAGACCCTGGTGGTCGACGGGAAGACATACGCATTACAGCTGTGGGATACCGCTGGTCAAGAAAG GTTTCGAAGCATCGCTAAGTCGTACTTCCGTAAGGCCGATGGCGTTTTACTACTCTATGATGTCACATGTGAGACGTCATTCTTGGACGTGAGGGACTGGGTCGAGGCAATCGAG gAAAGCTGTAGTAAGCCAGTACCCATCATGCTGTGTGGCAACAAGATTGATATTCGCCAGTCGGCTGCCGCCGAGAACAAGACGGTGATCACTGCTGAGAGCGGCTCAAGACTAGCAAAG GAGCACGGCGCACTGTTCATTGAAACAAGCTCGAAGGAGAACAAAAACATCGCCGAAGCTTGTATCGAATTAGCAAG GATGTTACGCGATGTAGAGGATATCGAGGTAAAGCAGAACAACGGCATGAAATTGACAGATAACGACATCaagaaaaagaagacaaaCTGCTGCTCAACGTGA